Proteins encoded by one window of Cannabis sativa cultivar Pink pepper isolate KNU-18-1 chromosome 4, ASM2916894v1, whole genome shotgun sequence:
- the LOC133036995 gene encoding uncharacterized mitochondrial protein AtMg00860-like, producing MALAELKELKIQLQGLLDPGFLRPSMSPLGAPNRSMRNIFRWFYIVFKNVSFLRHIVSEDGIKVDLAKIESVRDWPRVKIVTEVKSFLGLASYYCQFVEGISNISTPFIELTKKNQLFVLMDKCEASFQELKQRLITTLWLTLPSDKEKFVVYCDASRQGLGCVLMQADRVITYASRQLKEYEQ from the exons ATGGCTCTAGCAGAACTTAAAGAACTAAAAATTCAGCTTCAGGGGTTACTTGACCCAGGGTTTTTACGGCCTAGTATGTCACCCTTGGGAGCTCCT AATAGGAGCATGAGaaacatcttcagatggttctaCATCGTCTTCAAGAAc gtgtcctttctTAGACACATTGTCAGTGAAGATGGAATTAAAGTGGATCTggcgaagattgaatccgtcagggattggccgagagtGAAAATAGTTAcagaggttaaaagtttctTGGGTCTGGCTAGTTATTACTGTCAGTTTGTAGAGGGGATTTCTAATATTTCAACGCCCTTTATCGAGCTTACGAAAAAGAATCAGTTATTTGTGTTAATGGACAAGTGTGAagcaagctttcaggagctaaagcagaggttaATCACAACTCTATGGTTAACCCTACCTTCTGATAAAGaaaagtttgtagtttattgtgatgcatccagacagggtcttgGGTGTGTATTAATGcaggccgatcgggttatcacctatgcctctcgtcagttgAAAGAATATGAACAatga